One Mycolicibacterium doricum genomic window, GTAATACGGTTGCGGTGGCAGAATGGATGCATGACGTTTCATGGCTATGTAGCCGTCCAGTCCCGTGGCGTCGTCGCATTGCCGGCCGAGGTACGTCGGCGGCTGCGCCTCGACGAACCGGGCGCGCAGGTCGAGATCACCGAACGCGACGACGGAGTGCTCGAGCTGCGGCCGTCGCTGCCGGTAC contains:
- a CDS encoding AbrB/MazE/SpoVT family DNA-binding domain-containing protein; its protein translation is MTFHGYVAVQSRGVVALPAEVRRRLRLDEPGAQVEITERDDGVLELRPSLPVPADQQWFWIEERQRREREVDAYVAAGEVTVHPDGDALLKHLDHLDADAGEP